The following are encoded in a window of Lates calcarifer isolate ASB-BC8 linkage group LG20, TLL_Latcal_v3, whole genome shotgun sequence genomic DNA:
- the si:ch211-222l21.1 gene encoding prothymosin alpha encodes MADTAVDTTATAEVTAKELKEKKEVEVEEEKKTDNGDAPANGTNGADHSDKVEETAEEEHKNGDGKAEEAPPAEETDAQPVKRAAEEEEEKVETKKQKTEENGDSKEAEVEA; translated from the exons ATGGCCGACACAGCTGTTGACACGACCGCCACTGCAGAGGTTACAGCCAAG gagctgaaagagaagaaagaagtagaagtggaggaggagaagaagaccGACAACGGGGACGCACCTGCCAATGGCACA AACGGTGCTGATCACAGTGACAAAGTGGAGGAAACTGCAGAGGAGGAACACAAGAACGGAGATG GCAAAGCAGAGGAGGCGCCCCCTGCTGAGGAGACTGATGCACAGCCGGTGAAGCgtgcagctgaggaggaggag GAGAAGGTGGAGACAAAAAAgcagaagacagaggaaaatggagaTTCAAAAGAGGCAGAAGTGGAGGCCTAG